From a region of the Wenzhouxiangella sp. XN24 genome:
- a CDS encoding ArsA family ATPase, protein MLLKLAADRRVLFFGGKGGVGKTTVASGVALAEAERGRRVMLVSTDPAHNLGHLWNRAVGPEPVRLAPGLDGVELDPDRVVDAHLAEVGTALRRLMPEHLAGEVDRHMQMSREAPGMQEAALLERIAETVARGLSEHDLLVFDTAPSGHTARLMALPEMMAAWTEGLLARRTRAGRFDTALGNLGGEAEMGDRLFGGGPGEGGGRDDRIRHLLNRRRERLALLRDTLADKSLTAFVIVLAAERLPVLETLELAEKLGVAGVTVGGLVVNKRSPEDAGEFLAARRHQEAEHLQTLDAGLPGLARIELPLSAHDIVGPAALSEFAALIRARDAR, encoded by the coding sequence GTGCTGTTGAAGCTCGCTGCCGACCGACGGGTACTGTTCTTCGGCGGCAAGGGGGGCGTCGGCAAGACCACGGTGGCCAGCGGGGTGGCACTGGCCGAAGCGGAGCGGGGACGCCGCGTCATGCTGGTATCGACCGACCCGGCGCACAACCTGGGTCACCTGTGGAACCGCGCCGTGGGGCCCGAGCCGGTGCGGCTGGCACCGGGACTGGACGGCGTGGAACTGGACCCGGATCGCGTGGTGGATGCGCATCTCGCCGAGGTCGGCACGGCCCTGCGCAGGCTGATGCCGGAGCATCTCGCCGGCGAGGTCGATCGCCACATGCAGATGTCGCGCGAGGCGCCGGGCATGCAGGAGGCCGCGCTGCTGGAGCGCATCGCCGAAACCGTGGCGCGCGGCCTCTCCGAGCACGACCTGCTGGTCTTCGACACGGCCCCCTCGGGGCATACGGCGCGGTTGATGGCCTTGCCGGAAATGATGGCGGCGTGGACGGAAGGGCTGCTGGCGCGGCGCACGCGCGCGGGGCGCTTCGACACCGCGCTCGGCAATCTTGGCGGCGAAGCCGAGATGGGTGACCGGCTGTTCGGTGGCGGGCCCGGCGAAGGGGGTGGCCGCGACGACCGGATCCGCCACCTGCTGAATCGGCGGCGGGAACGTCTCGCACTGTTGCGCGACACGCTGGCGGACAAGTCGCTGACGGCTTTCGTCATCGTGCTTGCCGCCGAACGCCTGCCGGTCCTCGAAACGCTCGAACTGGCCGAAAAGCTCGGCGTCGCAGGCGTCACTGTCGGGGGGCTGGTGGTGAACAAGCGCTCCCCGGAGGATGCCGGGGAGTTTCTCGCCGCGCGGCGGCACCAGGAAGCGGAACACCTGCAGACGCTCGATGCCGGTCTGCCGGGCCTGGCGCGCATCGAGTTGCCGCTGAGCGCTCACGATATCGTGGGCCCTGCGGCGTTGTCCGAGTTCGCCGCCCTGATCAGGGCGCGAGACGCTCGATGA
- the pdxH gene encoding pyridoxamine 5'-phosphate oxidase encodes MDIGDLRNEYSGEPFRRVDLDPDPVEQFGRWFGQAREVAQPEVNACALATSGLDGRPNARTVLLKYFDVDGFVFFTNMESRKAREMAENPAVALLFFWQSLERQVNIRGRAERISATEAMRYFARRPRNSQLGAWVSEQSAVISSRSVLEMKLDELKRKFAAGDVPLPSFWGGYRVRPEEIEFWQGRQSRLHDRFRYRRIDDTWVIERLAP; translated from the coding sequence ATGGACATCGGCGACCTCAGGAACGAATACAGCGGCGAACCGTTTCGTCGCGTCGATCTCGATCCGGACCCCGTGGAGCAATTCGGTCGCTGGTTCGGGCAGGCCCGCGAGGTCGCCCAGCCGGAGGTCAATGCCTGTGCGCTGGCCACCAGCGGACTGGACGGGCGGCCGAATGCGCGCACCGTGCTGCTGAAGTACTTCGATGTGGACGGCTTCGTATTCTTCACGAACATGGAGAGTCGCAAGGCGCGCGAGATGGCCGAGAACCCGGCCGTCGCGCTGCTGTTCTTCTGGCAGTCGCTGGAGCGCCAGGTAAATATTCGCGGCCGCGCTGAGCGGATCAGCGCCACGGAGGCGATGCGTTATTTTGCGCGGCGCCCGCGCAACAGCCAGCTCGGCGCCTGGGTCTCCGAGCAGAGCGCGGTGATCAGTTCACGGTCCGTGCTCGAAATGAAACTCGATGAACTGAAGCGCAAGTTCGCCGCGGGGGACGTGCCGTTGCCGTCGTTCTGGGGCGGCTACCGGGTGCGTCCCGAGGAGATCGAGTTCTGGCAGGGGCGGCAGTCGCGCCTGCACGATCGTTTCCGCTACCGGCGCATCGACGACACCTGGGTCATCGAGCGTCTCGCGCCCTGA
- a CDS encoding peptide ABC transporter substrate-binding protein, which yields MRRSAAALLCVLVALPAAADGVLRVGNPGHPASLDPHRITGVWENRIVGDMLMGLTTEGPDGAVSAGAATDWSVSADGLRYEFTLRPHRWSDGPPVTAEDFVYSFRRMMSGDTTSPYAQFFWVIENGRAVTTGTLPPTALGVEALASDRLEIRLERRTPYFPGLLMHFAAFPVPRHAIEAHGEDWTDPGRMPANGAFRLAARQPNDHVVLEKNPAFFAADDVRLEGVIYFGLEDRDAALLRFRAGELDVLRDFPAGRTAWLEDNLPEAVHASPMLGLSFLAVNHAREALRDERVRQALSMAIDRRILATQVLGSGERPAWSLVPPGTAHYAAPAQVAWRDEPLAKRQLRARELMAAAGWHRDRPLHLKLRYPLSDNDRRVAIAMQSMWRAIFADVTLERAETAVHYAALQQGDFDLGLASWLAVYDDPQTFTLLLQTDSGPNNLGDYSDADYDRLTDEASGRGDMSERAKLLREAEALAMQTQALIPLYHHASRNLVGPRVVGWSDNLLDVNRSRYLGLSPPYD from the coding sequence GTGCGCCGTAGCGCCGCAGCGCTGCTGTGCGTGCTCGTCGCCCTGCCGGCCGCGGCCGACGGCGTGCTGCGGGTGGGCAACCCGGGGCATCCCGCCTCGCTCGACCCGCACCGCATCACCGGCGTCTGGGAGAACCGGATCGTCGGCGACATGCTGATGGGCCTGACCACCGAGGGGCCGGATGGCGCGGTGAGCGCCGGCGCTGCGACAGACTGGAGCGTTTCGGCAGACGGCCTCCGCTACGAGTTCACGCTGCGCCCGCACCGCTGGTCCGACGGCCCGCCCGTCACCGCGGAGGATTTCGTCTATTCCTTCCGCCGCATGATGTCCGGCGACACGACTTCGCCCTATGCCCAGTTCTTCTGGGTGATCGAGAACGGGCGCGCCGTGACCACCGGGACGTTGCCGCCCACCGCCCTCGGCGTGGAGGCGCTGGCGTCCGATCGGCTCGAGATTCGCCTCGAGCGGCGCACCCCCTATTTCCCCGGACTCCTCATGCACTTCGCGGCCTTCCCGGTCCCGCGGCATGCCATCGAGGCGCATGGCGAGGACTGGACCGACCCCGGGCGAATGCCGGCCAACGGCGCTTTTCGCCTGGCCGCAAGGCAGCCCAACGACCACGTGGTGCTGGAAAAGAACCCCGCGTTCTTCGCGGCGGACGACGTGCGGCTCGAGGGCGTGATCTATTTCGGCCTCGAGGACCGCGACGCCGCATTGCTGCGCTTTCGGGCGGGCGAACTCGACGTGTTGCGTGATTTTCCCGCGGGGCGCACGGCGTGGCTGGAGGACAACCTGCCCGAGGCCGTGCACGCCTCACCCATGCTCGGCCTGTCGTTCCTCGCTGTGAATCACGCGCGCGAAGCACTGCGCGACGAACGGGTCCGCCAGGCGTTGTCGATGGCGATCGACCGGCGGATCCTGGCGACGCAGGTGCTCGGCAGCGGCGAGCGCCCGGCCTGGAGCCTGGTCCCGCCCGGCACCGCGCATTACGCCGCGCCGGCGCAGGTCGCATGGCGCGACGAACCACTGGCGAAGCGGCAGCTGCGCGCCCGCGAACTCATGGCCGCCGCCGGCTGGCACCGCGACAGGCCGCTCCACCTGAAACTGCGCTACCCGCTGTCGGACAACGATCGACGCGTGGCCATCGCGATGCAGTCGATGTGGCGCGCGATATTCGCCGACGTCACGCTGGAACGCGCCGAGACCGCCGTGCATTACGCGGCCCTGCAGCAGGGCGACTTCGATCTCGGCCTCGCAAGCTGGCTGGCCGTCTATGACGATCCGCAAACCTTCACCCTGCTGCTGCAGACGGACAGCGGCCCCAACAACCTCGGCGACTACTCGGACGCCGACTACGATCGGCTCACGGACGAGGCGTCGGGCCGTGGCGACATGAGCGAACGGGCGAAGCTGCTGCGCGAGGCCGAGGCGCTGGCCATGCAGACCCAGGCCCTGATCCCGCTGTATCACCACGCTTCGCGCAACCTGGTCGGCCCGCGCGTCGTCGGCTGGAGCGACAACCTGCTCGACGTCAATCGCAGCCGCTACCTCGGCCTTTCACCACCGTACGACTGA
- a CDS encoding glutathione S-transferase yields MKLYDMRVAPNPRRVRIFIAEKGLDVPRVEINIRAGENLEPAFLAINPRGLLPTLELEDGTVIDETTAICRYFEGLHPEPPLLGTTPLEQAMVECWNRRIEFDAGQPVIDAFRNSYPPYAERAIPGRSGTAAIPGLVERGRARLADFYPAIDRRLGESEYVAGGHFSLADITLLCIVDFAVAVKLPAPEGCAHFARWHAQVSARPSAQA; encoded by the coding sequence ATGAAACTCTACGATATGCGGGTCGCGCCCAATCCACGCCGGGTGCGCATCTTTATTGCCGAGAAAGGCCTCGATGTGCCGCGTGTGGAAATCAATATTCGCGCCGGAGAGAATCTCGAGCCCGCCTTCCTCGCCATCAATCCGCGCGGGCTCCTGCCCACGCTGGAGCTCGAAGACGGCACGGTGATCGACGAGACCACGGCGATCTGCCGTTACTTCGAGGGACTGCATCCGGAGCCGCCGCTGCTGGGCACGACGCCGCTGGAGCAGGCCATGGTGGAATGCTGGAACCGGCGCATCGAGTTCGATGCGGGACAGCCCGTGATCGACGCGTTCCGCAACAGCTACCCGCCCTATGCCGAGCGGGCGATCCCCGGCCGGAGCGGTACGGCGGCCATTCCCGGCCTCGTCGAGCGCGGCCGTGCACGCCTCGCGGACTTCTACCCGGCCATCGATCGGCGCCTCGGCGAGTCCGAGTACGTGGCGGGCGGGCATTTTTCCCTCGCCGACATCACGCTGCTTTGTATCGTGGATTTCGCGGTGGCCGTCAAGCTGCCGGCCCCCGAGGGCTGCGCGCATTTCGCGCGCTGGCATGCCCAGGTATCCGCGCGGCCCAGCGCGCAGGCCTGA
- the maiA gene encoding maleylacetoacetate isomerase, with amino-acid sequence MSTNLTAADRALPRLHGYWRSSAAWRVRIALNLKGVEWSATPVHLVRGGGEQRQPAFLRLNPQGLVPALEIDGLVLTQSLAIIEYLEETRPAPALLPPDPAGRARVRSLAQLVASDIHPLNNLRVLQQLEGRFGLDAAQRRDWYCHWVEEGLRALEKRIAAAPETGRFCHGDAPGLADCCLVPQLYNARRYGCSLEGLPELLRIEAACAVLPAFTAAAADAQADAVAGA; translated from the coding sequence ATGTCTACGAACCTTACCGCCGCTGACCGGGCGCTGCCCCGGCTTCACGGCTACTGGCGCAGCTCCGCCGCATGGCGCGTCAGGATTGCGCTGAACCTGAAGGGCGTGGAATGGAGCGCCACGCCCGTCCACCTGGTGCGCGGCGGCGGCGAGCAGCGCCAGCCGGCTTTTCTGCGGCTCAACCCCCAGGGACTCGTGCCGGCGCTCGAGATCGACGGGCTCGTGCTGACGCAGTCGTTGGCGATCATCGAGTATCTCGAAGAAACGCGCCCCGCGCCGGCCCTGCTGCCGCCCGACCCTGCCGGGCGCGCCCGGGTACGCAGCCTGGCGCAGCTGGTTGCCAGCGACATCCATCCGCTCAACAACCTGCGCGTCCTGCAACAGCTGGAAGGACGCTTCGGCCTCGACGCGGCGCAGCGCCGCGACTGGTATTGCCACTGGGTCGAGGAAGGTCTGCGGGCGCTCGAGAAGCGCATTGCCGCGGCGCCGGAGACCGGCCGCTTCTGTCACGGGGATGCCCCCGGCCTGGCCGACTGCTGCCTCGTGCCGCAGCTGTACAACGCGCGGCGCTACGGTTGCTCGCTCGAGGGGCTGCCCGAGTTGTTGCGTATCGAGGCGGCCTGCGCGGTCCTGCCGGCGTTCACCGCCGCGGCCGCCGATGCCCAGGCCGACGCGGTGGCGGGAGCCTGA
- a CDS encoding fumarylacetoacetate hydrolase family protein: MKLGTLRAGGRDGTLVVVSADLGHAVVARDIAPTLQAALDDWDRTAPALAELATALEAGSVEGRFALRIEDLAAPLPRAYQFLDGSAYLAHVERVRRARGAEMPPSFLEDPLMYQAASDGFLPPVGTIPVSSEEFGIDFESEVCVVTGDVPMGVGPAEAANHVQLVCLVNDVSLRNLIPAELAKGFGFVQSKPRSALSPVMVTPDELGDAWRDGKLHLPLLTWLDGERFGAPEAGADMQFSFHELIAHAAKTRPLAAGTIIGSGTVANQDESLGASCMAEKRMLEIIRDGKPSTPFLSFGARVRIEMLDGAGRNIFGSIEHVYEPYRR; this comes from the coding sequence ATGAAACTGGGCACCCTGAGAGCCGGAGGGCGCGACGGCACCCTCGTGGTGGTCAGCGCGGACCTGGGGCACGCCGTGGTCGCGCGGGACATCGCACCGACCCTGCAGGCGGCGCTCGACGACTGGGATCGCACTGCGCCGGCGCTGGCCGAGCTCGCCACCGCGCTCGAAGCAGGTTCGGTCGAGGGACGGTTCGCGCTGCGCATAGAAGATCTCGCCGCACCGCTGCCGCGCGCCTACCAGTTTCTCGACGGCAGCGCCTACCTGGCCCACGTCGAGCGGGTGCGCCGCGCCCGGGGTGCCGAGATGCCGCCCAGTTTTCTCGAGGATCCCCTCATGTACCAGGCGGCCTCCGACGGTTTCCTCCCCCCGGTCGGCACGATCCCGGTGTCCAGCGAGGAATTCGGCATCGATTTCGAGTCCGAGGTCTGCGTCGTCACGGGGGACGTGCCGATGGGCGTCGGTCCGGCGGAAGCCGCGAACCATGTCCAGCTCGTATGCCTGGTCAACGATGTCTCGCTGCGCAACCTGATCCCCGCCGAGCTGGCAAAGGGCTTCGGCTTCGTGCAGAGCAAGCCGCGCTCGGCCCTGTCGCCGGTGATGGTGACGCCGGATGAGCTCGGCGACGCGTGGCGCGACGGCAAGCTGCACCTGCCGCTGCTGACCTGGCTCGACGGTGAGCGCTTCGGCGCCCCGGAGGCCGGTGCGGACATGCAGTTTTCCTTCCACGAGCTGATCGCGCACGCCGCGAAGACGCGGCCGCTGGCAGCGGGGACCATCATCGGCTCGGGCACGGTCGCCAACCAGGACGAGTCGCTCGGCGCATCCTGCATGGCGGAGAAGCGCATGCTGGAAATCATCCGGGACGGCAAGCCGAGCACGCCCTTTCTTTCGTTCGGCGCCCGGGTGCGCATCGAGATGCTGGACGGTGCGGGACGCAACATCTTCGGCAGCATCGAGCATGTCTACGAACCTTACCGCCGCTGA
- a CDS encoding homogentisate 1,2-dioxygenase produces the protein MKKRISFPKIEGRSSRQAHADLPEGTFERELGKEGFFGPATHMYHRRPPTGWSDFEGPLRPRAFDTNRLGAAADSPWAASRLLHNAAVKFRHWTLERNMPALARNSDGDELLFLHSGEAQLFCDYGHLELVAGDYLVLPRGTMWRLEVSAPISALLIEATNDSYCLPDKGLVGPHAIFDEAMLDTPAIDERFRAQQDEQTWRVEVKRRDAVSTITYPYNPLDAVGWKGDLAPVRINWRAIRPLMSHRYHLPPSAHTTFLAGRFVVCTFVPRPFESDPEALKVPFFHNNDDFDEVIFYHAGEFFSRDNIHPGMITMHPCGFTHGPHPKALKNMLSQSAPGTNEVAVMLDTRDALEVDEAAAGIEWDAYVDSWKGGAA, from the coding sequence ATGAAAAAACGGATCTCCTTCCCGAAGATCGAGGGCCGCAGCTCGCGCCAGGCGCATGCGGACCTGCCCGAGGGCACCTTCGAGCGGGAGCTGGGCAAGGAGGGGTTCTTCGGCCCCGCGACGCACATGTACCATCGCCGTCCCCCGACCGGGTGGAGCGATTTCGAGGGCCCGCTGCGCCCACGCGCCTTCGACACGAACCGGCTCGGTGCCGCGGCCGATTCGCCCTGGGCGGCGAGCCGCCTGTTGCACAATGCCGCGGTCAAGTTTCGCCACTGGACGCTGGAGCGCAACATGCCGGCGCTGGCGCGGAACTCGGATGGCGACGAGCTGCTCTTCCTGCACTCGGGGGAAGCGCAGCTGTTCTGCGATTACGGCCATCTCGAGCTCGTGGCCGGCGATTATCTCGTGCTGCCGCGCGGGACCATGTGGCGCCTCGAAGTGTCTGCGCCGATCTCGGCCCTGTTGATCGAGGCCACCAACGACAGTTATTGCCTGCCCGACAAGGGGCTGGTCGGGCCACATGCGATTTTCGACGAAGCGATGCTGGACACGCCGGCGATCGACGAGCGCTTCCGCGCACAGCAGGACGAGCAGACCTGGCGGGTGGAGGTGAAGCGCCGCGACGCCGTCTCCACCATCACCTATCCCTACAACCCCCTCGATGCCGTCGGGTGGAAGGGCGACCTGGCGCCCGTGCGCATCAACTGGCGAGCGATCCGCCCGCTCATGTCGCACCGCTACCATTTGCCGCCGTCGGCCCACACGACCTTCCTGGCCGGGCGCTTCGTGGTATGCACCTTCGTGCCGCGTCCCTTCGAGAGCGATCCGGAGGCGCTGAAAGTTCCCTTCTTCCACAACAACGACGACTTCGACGAGGTGATCTTCTACCATGCGGGAGAGTTCTTCTCGCGGGACAACATCCATCCGGGCATGATCACCATGCATCCCTGCGGCTTCACGCACGGACCGCATCCCAAGGCGCTCAAGAACATGCTTTCCCAGTCCGCGCCGGGCACCAACGAGGTCGCCGTCATGCTCGACACGCGCGATGCCCTCGAGGTCGATGAGGCGGCGGCCGGTATCGAGTGGGACGCTTACGTGGACAGCTGGAAAGGAGGCGCGGCATGA
- the hppD gene encoding 4-hydroxyphenylpyruvate dioxygenase: protein MTEVHDNPLGIDGFEFVEFAAPDAALLHSLFRHMGFTAIGRHRARKITLYRQGEINFLVNEEPDSFAADFAREHGPSACGFAIRVANAERAHDWAIERGADPLTNKPATLAVRGPVISGIGGSALYLVDRYGERGSIYDMDFEYLPGVDRHPAGYGLTFIDHLTHNVFQGNMDKWAGFYERIFNFREIRYFDIKGAKTGLVSRAMTAPDGMVRIPINEATDDKSQIAEYLEEYHGEGIQHIALFTDDIYASVEALRADGIEFLDVPDTYYEMVDDRMPGHKEDLPRMAENRILIDADNETRERLLLQIFTQTCVGPIFFEIIQRKGNEGFGEGNFQALFESIERDQERRGVI, encoded by the coding sequence ATGACCGAGGTTCATGACAACCCCCTGGGGATCGACGGTTTCGAATTCGTCGAGTTCGCCGCACCTGATGCTGCGCTGCTGCACAGCCTGTTTCGCCACATGGGCTTCACCGCGATCGGCCGCCATCGCGCGCGGAAGATCACGCTTTACCGGCAGGGCGAGATCAATTTTCTCGTCAACGAGGAACCCGACAGCTTCGCGGCGGATTTCGCCCGCGAGCACGGCCCGAGCGCCTGCGGTTTCGCGATCCGTGTCGCGAATGCCGAGCGTGCCCACGACTGGGCCATCGAGCGCGGGGCGGACCCGTTGACCAACAAGCCCGCAACCCTCGCGGTGCGCGGCCCGGTCATCTCCGGCATCGGCGGGAGCGCCCTGTACCTGGTCGATCGTTACGGCGAGCGCGGTTCGATCTACGATATGGATTTCGAGTACCTGCCCGGGGTGGATCGCCATCCTGCAGGATACGGCCTCACGTTCATCGACCACCTGACGCACAACGTCTTCCAGGGCAACATGGACAAGTGGGCCGGCTTCTACGAGCGGATCTTCAATTTCCGCGAGATCCGTTACTTCGATATCAAGGGCGCCAAGACCGGCCTCGTGTCGCGCGCCATGACGGCGCCGGACGGCATGGTGAGAATCCCGATCAACGAGGCGACCGACGACAAGTCGCAGATCGCGGAGTATCTCGAGGAGTACCACGGCGAGGGCATCCAGCACATCGCGTTGTTCACCGACGACATCTACGCGTCCGTCGAGGCCTTGCGCGCCGACGGGATCGAGTTTCTCGACGTGCCGGACACCTACTACGAGATGGTCGACGACCGCATGCCCGGACACAAGGAAGACCTGCCGCGCATGGCGGAGAACCGCATCCTGATCGACGCCGACAACGAAACACGCGAACGCCTGCTGTTGCAGATCTTCACCCAGACCTGCGTCGGTCCGATCTTCTTCGAGATCATCCAGCGCAAGGGCAACGAGGGCTTCGGCGAAGGCAATTTCCAGGCGCTGTTCGAATCGATCGAGCGCGACCAGGAACGGCGCGGCGTCATCTAG
- a CDS encoding MarR family winged helix-turn-helix transcriptional regulator, whose product MNDEILVLETFLPYRLSVLSNRLSTAISAAYSQRFGLSIPEWRVMAVLAPAPGLSAAQVAERTAMDKVAVSRAVRRLLETGRVQREFVQGDRRRSALELTEAGRQIYRRVAPALRDYEATLLEVLDDAQRRALDALLDKLEAHAATLQPPRIA is encoded by the coding sequence ATGAACGACGAGATTCTGGTCCTCGAGACCTTTCTCCCCTATCGGCTTTCGGTACTGTCGAACAGGTTGAGCACCGCCATCTCGGCGGCCTACTCGCAGCGCTTCGGCCTTTCCATTCCCGAGTGGCGCGTCATGGCGGTGCTTGCGCCGGCCCCGGGCCTGTCGGCAGCACAGGTGGCCGAACGCACCGCGATGGACAAGGTCGCCGTGAGCCGTGCCGTGCGCCGCCTGCTCGAAACGGGCCGCGTCCAGCGAGAATTCGTCCAGGGCGACCGGCGACGCAGCGCGCTGGAGCTCACCGAGGCGGGGCGACAGATCTATCGTCGGGTGGCGCCGGCGCTGCGTGACTACGAAGCGACCCTGCTCGAGGTGCTGGACGACGCACAGCGGCGCGCGCTGGACGCCCTGCTCGACAAGCTGGAAGCGCACGCTGCGACACTGCAACCGCCGCGCATCGCGTGA
- a CDS encoding tryptophan 2,3-dioxygenase family protein, with the protein MGRRKMEAGIHRDLEDRLGYAGYLGLDRILGAQQPLSDPPHHDEMLFIVQHQVAELWMKLIIHELEAAIASMRADRIEPCFKVLARVKLVQQQLFHQWGVLETLTPAEYARFRHVFGQASGFQSMQFRLLEFLLGNKDKDSLVVFRHDAAALERLQAALEAPSIYDEFLRLLARRGLPVPPERVTRDWSEPCDSHPGVVAVFKTIYEDTQRYWDAYDMCEKLVDVEVNFQLWRFRHLKTVERIIGHKRGTGGSSGVRFLRAAIDIRLFPELIDVRTEIE; encoded by the coding sequence ATGGGAAGAAGAAAAATGGAAGCCGGTATCCACCGTGACCTGGAGGACCGGCTCGGCTATGCGGGGTACCTGGGACTCGACCGGATCCTGGGGGCCCAGCAGCCCTTGTCCGATCCGCCGCATCACGACGAGATGCTGTTCATCGTGCAGCACCAGGTTGCGGAACTCTGGATGAAACTGATCATTCACGAGCTGGAGGCGGCCATCGCGTCGATGCGGGCGGACCGCATCGAGCCCTGCTTCAAGGTTCTTGCGCGGGTCAAGCTGGTGCAACAGCAGCTGTTCCACCAGTGGGGCGTGCTGGAGACCCTGACGCCCGCCGAATACGCGCGCTTCCGTCACGTCTTCGGCCAGGCCTCCGGCTTCCAGTCGATGCAGTTCCGTCTCCTCGAGTTCCTGCTCGGCAACAAGGACAAGGATTCCCTCGTGGTGTTCCGGCACGATGCTGCAGCGCTGGAACGGTTGCAGGCCGCCCTCGAAGCGCCCTCGATCTACGACGAGTTCCTGCGCCTGCTGGCGCGGCGGGGATTGCCCGTGCCCCCCGAGCGGGTGACGCGCGACTGGTCCGAGCCCTGTGATTCCCATCCGGGCGTGGTGGCGGTGTTCAAGACGATCTACGAGGACACGCAGCGCTACTGGGACGCCTACGACATGTGCGAGAAACTCGTCGATGTCGAGGTCAATTTCCAGTTGTGGCGCTTCCGTCACCTGAAGACCGTGGAAAGGATCATCGGGCACAAGCGCGGCACCGGCGGATCGTCCGGGGTGCGCTTCCTCAGGGCGGCCATCGATATCCGGCTGTTTCCGGAACTGATCGACGTGCGCACGGAAATCGAATGA
- the pdhA gene encoding pyruvate dehydrogenase (acetyl-transferring) E1 component subunit alpha encodes MKTIAEFRIPYRQVLDPDGSVVADLPAFASDPEELLRVYRLMVLTRTFDTKAINLQRTGKLGTYASSLGHEAAHVGVGAAMRPEDCFAPMYREYGAQFWRGVKMEEVLLYWGGDERGNRFAGPQHDFPWCVPIATQCLHAAGAAMAYKLRGEPRCAVSVIGDGGTSQGDFYEALNLAAVRDLPVVFVVVNNKWAISVPLWLQTATETLAQKAVAAGMPGIQVDGNDVIAVRQTMEEALERARKGDGPTLVEAVTYRLSDHTTADDASRYREKGEVEEAWKLEPLIRIRRYLEQTGAWSEADEAALKADCMRQVDAAVAAYLDTAPQPVESIFDSMFATLPESMVEQRETARRFMNSGGHH; translated from the coding sequence GTGAAGACCATTGCGGAGTTTCGGATCCCGTATCGACAGGTGCTGGACCCGGATGGCAGCGTCGTCGCGGACCTGCCGGCTTTCGCCAGCGACCCCGAGGAATTGCTCCGCGTTTACCGCCTGATGGTGCTGACACGCACCTTCGATACCAAGGCGATCAACCTGCAGCGCACCGGCAAGCTGGGCACCTACGCATCCAGCCTGGGGCACGAAGCGGCTCATGTAGGCGTCGGCGCCGCCATGCGGCCCGAGGACTGTTTCGCACCGATGTACCGCGAGTACGGCGCGCAGTTCTGGCGCGGCGTGAAAATGGAAGAGGTGCTGCTCTACTGGGGTGGTGACGAACGGGGGAACCGCTTCGCGGGCCCGCAGCACGATTTCCCCTGGTGCGTGCCGATCGCCACCCAGTGCCTGCACGCGGCGGGTGCCGCAATGGCCTACAAGCTGCGCGGCGAGCCGCGTTGCGCCGTGAGCGTGATCGGCGACGGCGGCACCTCGCAGGGCGACTTCTACGAGGCGCTCAATCTCGCCGCGGTCCGTGACCTGCCGGTGGTGTTCGTGGTGGTCAACAACAAGTGGGCGATCAGCGTGCCGCTGTGGTTGCAGACGGCCACCGAGACGCTCGCGCAGAAAGCCGTGGCCGCCGGCATGCCCGGCATCCAGGTGGACGGCAACGACGTCATCGCCGTGCGGCAGACGATGGAAGAGGCGCTGGAACGCGCACGCAAGGGGGATGGACCGACGCTCGTGGAAGCCGTGACCTATCGCCTGTCGGACCACACCACTGCGGACGACGCGAGCCGCTATCGCGAGAAGGGCGAGGTCGAGGAGGCCTGGAAACTCGAGCCGCTCATCCGTATCCGTCGCTATCTCGAGCAGACGGGCGCCTGGAGCGAGGCCGACGAGGCCGCACTGAAAGCGGACTGCATGCGACAGGTCGATGCGGCCGTGGCCGCCTACCTGGACACCGCGCCGCAGCCGGTGGAATCGATCTTCGACTCGATGTTCGCCACCCTGCCGGAGAGCATGGTCGAGCAACGCGAAACGGCGCGCCGCTTCATGAACTCCGGGGGCCACCACTGA